In the genome of uncultured Pseudomonas sp., the window TACAGCACCCTCAAACTGGCCCCCGCCGTGCTCGCCGGCTACGCCCTGGCCCGTTACCTGGACGGCCGCTTTGACAAACACAGCCCGCGCCAGCTGTTGCTGCTGCTGTCCCTGCTGGCGGCCAGTGGCCTGTTGGGGCAAAGCCTGTGGCGGTTGTTGGTGTAGCGCCACGCTTCGTGCCCGCGCTAGAGCAGGCACCACCTCGTAGGATGGCGTTGAGCGAAGCGATACCCATCAAAGCAGATCCAGCATCGTTTGATTTTTCAGTGCCTACGCCAGCGGTGGTGCGTAAGCAAATGACCGCCGCATAGATGCTGCGCCGCGAAAGGGCGATGGGTATCGCCACGCTCAACCCATCCTGCTGCTTAGGGTCTGCGCTTCGGGTCGCTCAAGGGCTAGGGCGGTCGCCAGCGTATTGCTGCGTGCCAGCCCCGGCGCTGTAATATAGCCGCCGCCATCACGGGTTGGGTTAGTTGAGGTTGTATGGAAGTGGTGTCACCCCTGGTAGCCTATCGACAGGCCATCGAGCAGCTGGGCTTCGAGTCGGATCAGGCGCAGTGGCAGGCCGCGCGGCTGCTAGAGGACTGTTATCAAGCCTTGCATCAAGCCGACAGCGCCGCGCTAACGCCGGCCGGGGTGTATCTCTGGGGGCCGGTGGGGCGCGGCAAGACCTGGCTGATGGATCAGTTCCATCGCAGCCTGCGGGTGCCGGCTCGGCGTCAGCACTTTCATCACTTTATGAGTTGGGTGCATCGGCGCTTGTTTCAGCTGACCGGCACCCCCGATCCCTTGCGGGCGTTGGCGCGCGAGCTGAGCGCAGAGGTGCGGGTGCTGTGTTTCGACGAGCTGTTCGTCAATGACATCGGCGACGCGATGATCGTCGGCCCCTTGCTGCAGGCGATGTTCGAGGCCGGCGTGGTGCTGGTCGCCACCTCCAACCAGCCGCCGCAGCAGCTGTATGCCGATGGCTTCAACCGCGAGCGCTTTCAGCCGGCGATTGCGGCGATCGAGCAGCACATGCAGGTGTTGGGCATCGATGGCGGGCAGGACCATCGCCTGCACCCCGGTGCTGCGCGTCAGCGCTATTGGGTGGCGCATCCAGAGCGGCCGAGTGGCTTGAATCAGCTGTTCGCGCAGTTGGCGGCGGGGCTGCCGGCATCCACCGAGCAGATTGTGCTGGGCCGGAGGGCGGTTAACGTGGTGCAGCGCAGCGAGCAGGTGCTCTGGTGCCGCTATGCCGAACTGTGCGAGCAACCGCTGTCGGCCCTGGATTTCATCGACTTGTGCGACCGCTTCGCCGCGATTGTGCTGAGCGAGGTGCCGAATCTGAGTGCGCAGCAACGCGTGGTGAAGATCGCCCGCGGCACCGAGGACGGTGTCGAACGGGTGGCTGCTGGTGATCGAGCGCTGCCGGCGCTGTCAGTGCATGACGACAGTGTGCGGCGCTTTATCGCCCTGGTCGATGAGTGCTACGACCGCCGCGTGCCGCTGTACCTGGAGGCCCAGGTGCCGTTGGAACAGCTGTACACCGAGGGGTATCTGGCTTTTCCCTTCCGCCGCACCCTGAGCCGTCTGCACGAGATGCAGTTACAGCGCTTCACCGACGCTTGAACGCGCCAGCGCCTGCCCCGGGCGGGCTGCTGGCCTAGTTGCGGTCGGCGAGGATGCCGATGATAAAGAACACCAGGATCAGCATCGGCGCCAGGGTGAAGTTGTTAAACAAGCCCAGGCCCTTGGCCAGGTAAGGCGTGGCGAAGACGATCAGCAAGCCGTAACCCAAGGCGCAGAGCAGCACGAAGATCAGCGTGCGCAAGATGAAGTTCATGCTGCTGGTATTGCGTTGCACCCAGGCGTTGATGCCGGGGCCGAACAGCACCAGCAGGGTCGCCATGATCGTCAGCGAGATGTCGTAGAGGTGGCTGCGGCTCCAGCGCGACAGGGTGACGATCAGGTCGAGTAGCAGGTCCATCAAGGTTTCCTTAGCCGTGCTGGCGCATGCGTTAGGGGAGAAAGTGTTGCAGCAGGTCATTGAGGAACAGCTGGCCTTCGCGGGTGGCGCTCAGGCGCGTCGGATCGCTGTGCAGCAGGCCGCGCTGCTGGGCCTCTGTACGTGCCGCTGTGAGCTGGCTCAGCGGCAGGCCGGTGCGTTGAGTGAATAGCTCGCTGGCGACGCCGTCGGTGAGACGCAGCACATTCATCAGAAATTCAAAGGGCAACTCATCGGCACTCAGTACGCGCTCGCCGGCGTTGAAGCGCTTGCTGCTGTCGAGGTAGTCCTTGGGCAGGCGGGTCTTCCAGCTGCGGCTGATGCGCCCGTCCGGGCTGCTCAGCTTGGCGTGGGCGCCGGCACCGATGCCGAGAAAATCGCCAAAGGTCCAGTAATTGAGATTATGCCGCGCGGCTTTGCCGGCTTGGGCGTAAGCCGACACTTCATACTGCGCGTAGCCTTCGGCAGCCAGCAGGGCCTGCCCGGCCTCCTGGATGTCCCAGAGGATGTCGTCCTCGGGCATCACTGGCGGCTGGTTCCAGAACACCGTGTTCGGTTCTACCGTCAGCTGGTACCAGGACAGGTGCGTCGGCTGCTGGGCGATGGCGATGCGTAAATCGCTGAGGGCATCCTCGATGGACTGATCCGGCAAGCCGTGCATCAGGTCCAGGTTGAAATTATCGAAACCGGCGGCGCGAGCCATGTCGGCGGCGTGCACGGCTTCATCGCCATCGTGGATGCGCCCCAGCGCGATCAACTTGGGCGCCTGGAAGCTCTGTACACCGATCGACAGGCGATTGATGCCCAGGCTGCGGTAGTCGCGGAACTTGGCCTGTTCGAAGGTGCCTGGGTTGGCTTCCAGGGTGATTTCAATGTCTGGCGCAAACGCCACGCGTTGCTCGACGCCTTGCAGCAGGCGGCTGAGGGCCTTGGCTGAAAACAGGCTGGGCGTACCGCCGCCGAAGAAAATCGAGGTCAGCGGCCGGCCATGAACGTGGCCCAAGTCGGCATCCAGGTCAGCGAGTAGGGCGTCGACGTAGGCTTCCTCCGGCAGATTCGGCCCGGCGGTGTGGGAGTTGAAGTCGCAATACGGGCACTTCTTCACGCACCAGGGGATGTGCACATAGAGTGCCAGCGGCGGCAGCGCGAAGCCGCCGCCGGAGGAGTCGTTCATACCAGCCCCAGCCGCTGTTTGAGCAGGGCCATGGCGCGGGCGCGGTGGCTGATCTGGTTCTTCTCGGCGGCCGGCAGCTCGGCGCTGGAACAGTCACGTTCGGGCACCCAGAACAGCGGGTCATAGCCAAAGCCTTCGATGCCTTGCGCGGCGTGCAGGATGCGCCCGTGCCAGAGGCCTTCGCAGATAATCGGCAGTGGGTCGTCGGCATGCCGTACCAGTGCCAGGCAGCAGACGAACTGCGCGCCGCGCTCAGCGTCCGGCACAGCCTTTAATACGTCGAGCAGCTTGGCGTTATTCGCCGCATCACCCTGGCCATCGGCATAACGCGCCGAATAGATGCCCGGTGCGCCACCGAGAAAGTCCACCGCCAGGCCGGAGTCGTCAGCCAATGCCGGCAAGCCGGAAACCCGCGCCGCGTTACGCGCCTTGAGGATGGCGTTCTCGATAAACGACAGGCCGGTTTCTTCCGGCTCGACGGCAGAAAACTCACCGACCGAGCGCACACGCACGCTGCTGCCGAGCATGGCTTGCAGTTCTTTGAGTTTGCCGGCGTTGTGGCTGGCCAGCACCAGTTCGTTGAAGTGGATCATCGGTCGGGGAAAAACTCCTGGTTGAACTCGACGCTGTGCGCGACGCCATCGGCCACGCGGACAGAGAGGGTGAAGCGCAGCATTTCCTGCTGGGTGAAGGGGAACTGCGCCAGGTAGTAGATGGCTTCGCCTTCATTGACCTGCTTGAAGCTGAGCGTATGGCTACGCCCGACCAGGTCTTTGACCTCGCCGCTGACGCTGGCGCTGCTGGCTTTGCCGGCTTTGAGCACGGAAATGTTGAGCACCCCCAGGGTCTTGCTGCGGGCCAGGCCGTTGGCAGCGGCAATGTCCGGCTGCAGAAAGCTGGAGTTGAAGGCGATGTAGTGCACATCCAGATCGCCAAAGCTCTGCTTGCGCTCAGCCAGCGCGGGCAGGCTCAGGCATAGGGCGATAAACAACACGGCAATACGATGCATGGTGATTCTCCTGATTCAATCAACCTGAACAGCAGCCCGTTCAACGGTTGAGGTGTCGGGCTTGGGGGGGGCGCCGCTAATCCGGTAAATACCGATCTCACCTAACAGATTAGGCCAGATACGGCTGGCCCAGCCGTGCCGGTGGTCGCGATCCACGGCCAAGCGATTTTTGATTTTCGCACCCTGATCGTGGCAGAGGTTTTCGAAATCTTCGAAGGTGCAGAAGTGGATGTTCGGCGTGTTGA includes:
- the zapE gene encoding cell division protein ZapE, which translates into the protein MEVVSPLVAYRQAIEQLGFESDQAQWQAARLLEDCYQALHQADSAALTPAGVYLWGPVGRGKTWLMDQFHRSLRVPARRQHFHHFMSWVHRRLFQLTGTPDPLRALARELSAEVRVLCFDELFVNDIGDAMIVGPLLQAMFEAGVVLVATSNQPPQQLYADGFNRERFQPAIAAIEQHMQVLGIDGGQDHRLHPGAARQRYWVAHPERPSGLNQLFAQLAAGLPASTEQIVLGRRAVNVVQRSEQVLWCRYAELCEQPLSALDFIDLCDRFAAIVLSEVPNLSAQQRVVKIARGTEDGVERVAAGDRALPALSVHDDSVRRFIALVDECYDRRVPLYLEAQVPLEQLYTEGYLAFPFRRTLSRLHEMQLQRFTDA
- a CDS encoding DUF3392 domain-containing protein, with translation MDLLLDLIVTLSRWSRSHLYDISLTIMATLLVLFGPGINAWVQRNTSSMNFILRTLIFVLLCALGYGLLIVFATPYLAKGLGLFNNFTLAPMLILVFFIIGILADRN
- the hemW gene encoding radical SAM family heme chaperone HemW, whose protein sequence is MNDSSGGGFALPPLALYVHIPWCVKKCPYCDFNSHTAGPNLPEEAYVDALLADLDADLGHVHGRPLTSIFFGGGTPSLFSAKALSRLLQGVEQRVAFAPDIEITLEANPGTFEQAKFRDYRSLGINRLSIGVQSFQAPKLIALGRIHDGDEAVHAADMARAAGFDNFNLDLMHGLPDQSIEDALSDLRIAIAQQPTHLSWYQLTVEPNTVFWNQPPVMPEDDILWDIQEAGQALLAAEGYAQYEVSAYAQAGKAARHNLNYWTFGDFLGIGAGAHAKLSSPDGRISRSWKTRLPKDYLDSSKRFNAGERVLSADELPFEFLMNVLRLTDGVASELFTQRTGLPLSQLTAARTEAQQRGLLHSDPTRLSATREGQLFLNDLLQHFLP
- the rdgB gene encoding RdgB/HAM1 family non-canonical purine NTP pyrophosphatase, translating into MIHFNELVLASHNAGKLKELQAMLGSSVRVRSVGEFSAVEPEETGLSFIENAILKARNAARVSGLPALADDSGLAVDFLGGAPGIYSARYADGQGDAANNAKLLDVLKAVPDAERGAQFVCCLALVRHADDPLPIICEGLWHGRILHAAQGIEGFGYDPLFWVPERDCSSAELPAAEKNQISHRARAMALLKQRLGLV
- a CDS encoding DUF4426 domain-containing protein: MHRIAVLFIALCLSLPALAERKQSFGDLDVHYIAFNSSFLQPDIAAANGLARSKTLGVLNISVLKAGKASSASVSGEVKDLVGRSHTLSFKQVNEGEAIYYLAQFPFTQQEMLRFTLSVRVADGVAHSVEFNQEFFPDR